In bacterium, one DNA window encodes the following:
- a CDS encoding (Fe-S)-binding protein, which produces MNPNSQNTRAIPPTTAPVHLMLTCLCDAFYPAVGIASVNCLEAIGFGVIFDDRQTCCGQPAFNSGDRESARAVARHWLHVFRDAEAIVTPSGSCAAMIRSGFPLLFKGEPEAAEVARMAGRTWEIVEFLSNAMGSTPWAGRYEKKIALHQSCHLRELGSRDIPRAFLQKLEGIELVPFRASEQCCGFGGVFAVNFPWISREIGDDKLAAVRDSGAEELVSTDMGCVMHLAGLQKRHAKETGTQPLPIRHVVEVLDEARTCDGKGAGS; this is translated from the coding sequence TTGAATCCCAATTCACAGAACACAAGGGCGATTCCGCCGACCACTGCTCCCGTGCATCTGATGCTGACCTGCTTGTGCGATGCCTTCTACCCTGCCGTGGGCATCGCCTCGGTCAATTGCCTGGAAGCGATTGGATTCGGGGTGATCTTTGATGATCGCCAGACGTGCTGTGGGCAGCCGGCGTTCAACAGCGGAGATCGCGAGAGCGCACGCGCCGTCGCACGGCACTGGCTGCATGTGTTCCGGGATGCGGAGGCGATTGTCACACCTTCGGGTTCTTGCGCAGCGATGATCCGTTCGGGGTTCCCATTGCTCTTCAAAGGCGAACCGGAAGCTGCGGAAGTCGCACGTATGGCGGGCAGGACGTGGGAGATTGTCGAGTTTCTCAGCAACGCAATGGGTTCCACTCCCTGGGCGGGGCGCTACGAGAAGAAGATCGCGCTTCACCAATCCTGCCACCTAAGGGAACTCGGTTCACGAGACATTCCCCGCGCTTTTCTGCAGAAATTGGAAGGGATCGAACTGGTGCCGTTCCGGGCATCCGAACAGTGTTGCGGCTTCGGTGGGGTCTTCGCCGTCAATTTTCCATGGATCAGTCGCGAAATCGGTGATGACAAGCTGGCAGCCGTGCGGGATTCGGGAGCAGAGGAACTGGTCAGCACAGATATGGGATGTGTGATGCACCTGGCTGGTTTGCAGAAACGGCACGCAAAAGAAACCGGGACTCAGCCGCTTCCGATTCGCCATGTCGTTGAGGTGCTCGACGAGGCACGCACCTGCGATGGAAAGGGCGCGGGATCATGA
- the gnd gene encoding decarboxylating NADP(+)-dependent phosphogluconate dehydrogenase, translating into MAATADFGLIGLGVMGENLVLNVEDKGFCAAVYNRTTEKVDRFINGRGKGKSFIGTHTIEEFVASIKRPRKIMMLVKAGRPVDAVIEQLLPYVEEGDIVIDGGNSYWPDSTRRTKELREKGILFVGTGVSGGEEGALHGPSLMPGGDERAWKEIKPIFQAIAAKVNDKEVACDWVGDEGAGHFVKMVHNGIEYGDIQIICEAYQLMRELLGMDPEEIGEVFAEWNKGELDSYLIEITSHILQRKDDKTGKPMVDLILDAAGQKGTGRWTVIDGMDLGQPITLIAEAVFARNLSAMKETRVRASKHLPAPTISSRPDRAEFIKALADALLASKIVSYAQGYQMIEAAGTEFGWKLNKGGIALMWRAGCIIRSAFLGDIRNAFAEDPQLENLILAPFFRDRILKAEAGWRRVVSTAALNGIPTPSLSSALAYYDGFRSARLPANLLQAMRDYFGAHTYERIDRPRGEFFHTDWVGLGGNTTSSSYNA; encoded by the coding sequence ATGGCTGCCACCGCGGATTTTGGGCTTATTGGACTTGGAGTCATGGGCGAGAACCTCGTCCTGAACGTTGAGGACAAGGGATTCTGCGCCGCCGTCTACAATCGCACGACAGAGAAGGTTGACCGCTTCATCAATGGTCGAGGGAAGGGCAAAAGCTTCATCGGCACCCACACGATCGAGGAGTTCGTCGCCTCGATTAAGCGTCCACGCAAGATCATGATGCTGGTCAAGGCGGGACGCCCCGTCGATGCCGTGATCGAGCAGTTGCTGCCTTACGTCGAGGAAGGGGATATCGTTATCGATGGTGGCAACTCGTACTGGCCCGATTCCACGCGGCGCACGAAGGAACTGCGCGAGAAGGGAATTCTCTTCGTCGGCACAGGTGTCAGCGGCGGCGAAGAAGGCGCGCTCCACGGTCCTTCACTTATGCCCGGCGGCGACGAACGCGCCTGGAAGGAGATCAAGCCCATCTTCCAGGCGATTGCGGCGAAGGTGAACGATAAAGAGGTCGCTTGCGACTGGGTTGGTGACGAAGGCGCTGGCCATTTCGTCAAGATGGTTCACAACGGGATCGAGTACGGCGATATTCAGATCATCTGCGAAGCCTACCAGTTGATGCGCGAACTCCTCGGCATGGATCCCGAGGAAATCGGCGAAGTCTTTGCCGAATGGAACAAGGGCGAACTGGACAGCTATCTGATCGAGATCACCTCGCACATCCTTCAACGCAAAGATGATAAAACCGGCAAGCCGATGGTGGATCTGATTCTGGACGCGGCAGGCCAGAAGGGAACGGGTCGCTGGACTGTCATCGATGGCATGGACCTCGGCCAGCCGATTACTCTCATCGCCGAGGCCGTCTTCGCGCGAAATCTATCTGCCATGAAGGAAACGCGCGTCCGCGCAAGCAAACACCTCCCGGCGCCGACGATTTCTTCGCGGCCCGATCGCGCGGAGTTCATCAAGGCGCTGGCCGATGCACTTCTCGCCAGCAAGATCGTCTCGTATGCGCAAGGCTACCAGATGATCGAGGCCGCCGGCACAGAGTTCGGCTGGAAGTTGAACAAGGGCGGTATCGCGCTGATGTGGCGCGCGGGCTGCATCATTCGTTCCGCATTCCTTGGCGATATTCGGAACGCTTTCGCTGAGGATCCGCAGTTGGAGAATCTCATTCTCGCGCCGTTCTTCCGCGATCGGATTCTGAAGGCCGAAGCGGGTTGGCGCCGGGTTGTTTCGACAGCGGCTCTCAACGGCATTCCTACGCCATCGCTCTCCAGCGCTCTCGCATACTACGACGGCTTCCGGAGCGCTCGGCTGCCTGCCAATCTCCTCCAGGCCATGCGCGACTACTTCGGCGCCCACACCTACGAACGAATCGACCGTCCCCGTGGCGAATTCTTCCACACCGACTGGGTCGGCCTTGGCGGAAACACAACGTCATCGAGCTACAACGCGTAG
- a CDS encoding lactate utilization protein yields the protein MSTSRDRILGRIRDALASQKEHHAEVPEVNDAVLRQLPKDLSPAERRAEFEGRIQELGDSYVCVDGWSAARDWLLDFLRKSSATPVLACADNKAIEMLEWKTPIEDAITLLTAADTAERSFACTHGITMAEAGVAETGTIVVASGAGKLRLASLAPEVHIVLLPESRLVSDIADVIANHPGPEHAVTTWITGSSRTADIDGILIHGAHGPRELIVILVREEAV from the coding sequence ATGAGCACCTCCCGCGATCGGATACTGGGGCGAATTAGGGACGCGCTGGCTTCACAAAAAGAGCATCATGCGGAAGTGCCGGAGGTGAATGATGCTGTGCTCCGGCAACTTCCCAAGGACCTCTCTCCCGCTGAACGTCGAGCCGAGTTTGAAGGACGCATCCAGGAACTGGGAGACTCCTACGTCTGCGTTGATGGCTGGTCGGCCGCGCGCGATTGGCTGCTGGACTTCCTTCGCAAGTCATCCGCCACGCCGGTTCTTGCCTGTGCAGACAATAAGGCCATTGAGATGTTGGAGTGGAAGACTCCCATCGAGGATGCCATCACGTTGCTGACGGCTGCGGATACAGCCGAGAGATCCTTCGCATGCACTCATGGAATCACAATGGCCGAGGCGGGAGTCGCTGAGACCGGAACGATCGTTGTGGCGAGCGGCGCGGGCAAACTGCGTCTGGCCAGCCTCGCTCCTGAGGTCCATATCGTTCTGCTGCCTGAATCCCGCTTGGTGAGCGACATCGCCGACGTCATTGCCAATCATCCCGGCCCCGAACACGCTGTCACGACCTGGATCACGGGAAGCAGTCGAACAGCCGACATCGATGGGATACTGATCCACGGGGCGCATGGACCTCGGGAGTTGATCGTCATTCTGGTTCGGGAGGAAGCAGTGTGA
- a CDS encoding WD40 repeat domain-containing protein, with amino-acid sequence MQRHPGRTRISITTAVLIPLAVLPAQAWHSHTPFPTGSTINAVWAPAVDHVYAGGEGGTLLRWDGSGWEWVNTATNMTIYDIHGTSETDIWAVGGNFDADLSDRSLILHYDGNSWVHHTAPTDTFGQTFPIESVHAIAYDDVWATGASYAFIYHWDGQSWTMSIPPVSVEGNFNDVWAAGPDNVFFAGTHGQILHLDHGVWRLEQKLQEGDFTTNILTQVWGLDLNTVYAGGNWGQVYRREANGTWTDMEFPSDISSDNTVNFLGGTSPTNIYIVGNHGVRTFDGDASLVRHDLTASIRSQWFCATTVGDRLYMGGRAGVVHEYIPEGPGSGTLSPMTVGQSIYTVAQPRLEPTGPDQFLIYGHTYNQNQWPLWYFDGTLPHQFPSIPSAMANNTWIKGAVANGPDDIIVSWAGISGSGLSRWNGSQWGDAGNEGSDRPYYAEALWKAPSGNVYAATQQSVHYMDTAGNWHTILPSLTLGNEVNILKLGGRSDSEVYMITRNWESEEYGIYHYIGSGWTAESVPDPSAEISIIATCGSGAYAFGPNGLALMRNGSSWTQHAAITPRNGDDFWDAVSDGGNALFVSQQTNPGYVGGGRGILWRFEGTQAARVIDLASSPLQALCRTDEGNIWGIDGQDTIISSGLTPDNFHFARLDLSQTGWQKLGNTGIEVWSNGTSTSRPAVAAWTRSGAPTLFDEYQADPHIIPGNQQWFIHYDVTNQGAALPPSAYRFFPNAPGYDMSRAKLYGREASRTDPDTFTWNMFPTTWDAAMQALVVETPSRVQCWTFAVPPGAYEELANDILHDDVTTEDDTNTDGIVDVADVIREVMPLGPSPSIGSMRRTIIN; translated from the coding sequence ATGCAGAGGCACCCCGGCAGAACACGAATCAGTATCACCACGGCCGTCCTGATACCCCTGGCGGTCCTTCCCGCCCAGGCCTGGCACTCCCACACGCCCTTTCCAACGGGCTCCACGATCAACGCGGTCTGGGCACCTGCGGTCGACCACGTCTACGCCGGTGGCGAGGGGGGCACGCTCTTGCGCTGGGATGGGTCCGGGTGGGAATGGGTGAACACCGCCACCAACATGACCATCTACGATATTCACGGCACCTCCGAGACAGACATCTGGGCCGTCGGCGGCAATTTTGACGCTGATCTCTCCGACCGCTCGCTGATCCTGCATTATGACGGCAACTCCTGGGTACACCACACAGCTCCGACCGACACGTTCGGCCAGACCTTCCCCATCGAGAGCGTCCATGCCATCGCCTACGACGACGTCTGGGCAACTGGCGCCAGCTATGCCTTCATCTATCATTGGGACGGGCAGTCCTGGACCATGTCCATCCCTCCTGTCTCTGTCGAAGGGAACTTCAACGATGTGTGGGCGGCAGGGCCGGACAACGTCTTCTTCGCCGGGACCCACGGGCAGATCCTCCACCTGGACCATGGCGTCTGGAGGCTCGAGCAGAAACTCCAGGAGGGCGACTTCACCACCAACATCCTCACCCAGGTCTGGGGCCTCGATCTCAACACCGTGTACGCAGGGGGCAACTGGGGGCAGGTTTACCGGCGCGAAGCCAACGGGACCTGGACCGATATGGAATTCCCTTCCGATATCTCCAGCGACAACACGGTCAACTTCCTGGGGGGCACTTCCCCCACCAACATCTACATCGTCGGGAATCATGGCGTGCGCACGTTTGATGGTGACGCGTCACTCGTCCGGCACGACCTGACCGCATCTATCCGCAGCCAGTGGTTCTGCGCCACAACTGTTGGCGACCGCCTCTATATGGGCGGCCGCGCCGGCGTCGTGCACGAATACATCCCCGAAGGGCCGGGCAGTGGAACCCTGTCGCCCATGACCGTCGGCCAGAGCATCTATACGGTCGCCCAACCCCGCCTCGAACCCACGGGTCCCGATCAGTTCCTCATCTACGGCCACACGTACAACCAGAACCAGTGGCCGCTCTGGTACTTCGACGGCACACTCCCCCACCAGTTCCCATCCATCCCCTCCGCCATGGCGAACAATACATGGATCAAGGGTGCAGTCGCCAACGGGCCAGATGACATCATCGTGAGCTGGGCGGGGATAAGCGGCTCCGGTCTCAGCAGGTGGAACGGGTCCCAGTGGGGCGACGCCGGCAACGAGGGCTCGGACCGCCCGTACTACGCCGAAGCTCTCTGGAAGGCCCCCTCCGGCAACGTCTACGCCGCCACGCAGCAGTCGGTGCATTACATGGATACCGCGGGCAACTGGCACACGATCCTCCCGTCCCTGACACTCGGCAACGAGGTGAACATCCTGAAACTGGGCGGCCGTTCCGATTCGGAGGTCTACATGATCACGCGGAACTGGGAGTCCGAAGAGTACGGAATCTACCACTACATCGGCTCCGGCTGGACGGCCGAGTCCGTCCCGGATCCCTCGGCCGAGATTTCGATCATCGCCACCTGTGGCTCCGGGGCCTACGCGTTTGGCCCGAACGGCCTGGCCCTGATGCGCAATGGCAGCAGCTGGACCCAGCACGCCGCCATCACACCCCGCAACGGCGACGATTTCTGGGACGCCGTCTCGGACGGCGGAAACGCCCTCTTCGTCTCTCAGCAGACAAACCCGGGATACGTCGGCGGCGGTAGAGGCATCCTCTGGCGGTTTGAAGGCACTCAGGCTGCCCGGGTCATCGACCTCGCTTCAAGCCCACTCCAGGCGCTCTGCCGCACAGACGAAGGAAACATCTGGGGAATCGACGGCCAGGACACCATCATCTCAAGCGGCCTCACCCCGGATAACTTCCATTTTGCCAGACTGGACCTCTCCCAGACCGGCTGGCAGAAACTCGGCAACACCGGAATCGAAGTCTGGTCCAATGGCACATCGACATCACGGCCGGCCGTCGCGGCCTGGACACGCAGCGGCGCCCCAACCCTGTTCGACGAATACCAGGCCGACCCGCACATCATCCCCGGCAACCAGCAGTGGTTTATTCACTACGACGTGACGAACCAGGGCGCCGCGCTCCCCCCCTCGGCCTACCGCTTCTTCCCCAACGCCCCGGGCTACGACATGTCCAGGGCCAAACTCTATGGTAGAGAAGCGTCCAGGACCGACCCGGATACGTTCACGTGGAACATGTTCCCCACGACATGGGACGCAGCGATGCAGGCTCTCGTGGTCGAAACGCCGAGCCGAGTGCAGTGCTGGACCTTCGCGGTCCCGCCCGGCGCATACGAGGAACTGGCCAACGACATCCTGCACGACGACGTCACAACCGAGGACGATACGAACACCGACGGCATCGTGGACGTGGCGGACGTCATCAGAGAGGTCATGCCGTTGGGACCTTCGCCTTCGATCGGCTCAATGAGGAGAACCATCATCAACTGA
- a CDS encoding iron-sulfur cluster-binding protein, whose protein sequence is MKPPVHIDIEAIGCAKPAEVRQSVRSAAENKITSREKRLFQLRRNDSHALRELAASVRRHAIENLDHYLEKAERKLTENGVQVHWAEDAEEARTIFLEICERTRPTTITKGKSMVTEEIGLNHFLEDAGYSPLETDLGEFVIQIAGDVPSHIVTPIIHINGREVAKLFEKEGLGEPTEDPEELTMQARRYLRTHFSKVDLGITGANFVVAETGRFITVENEGNVRLSSNAPRVHVAITGIEKVIASEAHAAVLLKMLASSSTGQDLTVYTQFIAGPRRAEDLDGPEEVHLILLDNGRTNLLGGQYQDMLRCIRCGACLNVCPVYRTVTGHGYGSVYPGPMGAILSPLLGGEKGRAQYSYLPKASSLCGACEEVCPVGIPIPRMLLALRDEFYGTDVPSPGGAPPFGPWAALSKRPPLWKAAMASARTFGWGPAKLAHLTALKNWLGERELPEWPKKSFRQLWKERKGGSR, encoded by the coding sequence ATGAAGCCGCCTGTCCATATCGACATTGAGGCCATCGGGTGCGCCAAGCCTGCCGAAGTTCGCCAAAGCGTTCGCAGCGCCGCAGAGAACAAGATCACATCCCGAGAGAAGCGACTGTTCCAACTCAGGCGCAATGATTCGCACGCTCTGCGGGAGTTGGCCGCCTCCGTGCGCCGACACGCGATCGAAAACCTGGATCACTATCTGGAGAAGGCGGAGCGCAAGCTCACAGAGAACGGTGTGCAGGTTCACTGGGCGGAGGACGCGGAGGAAGCCCGGACGATTTTCCTGGAGATCTGCGAGCGCACTCGTCCGACGACAATCACAAAAGGCAAGAGCATGGTGACCGAGGAAATCGGTCTGAACCACTTCCTGGAGGATGCCGGATACTCGCCGCTCGAGACAGACCTCGGAGAATTCGTGATCCAGATTGCAGGCGACGTACCCAGCCACATCGTCACGCCAATCATCCACATCAACGGTCGCGAAGTCGCCAAGCTGTTCGAGAAGGAAGGCCTGGGCGAACCGACAGAGGATCCCGAGGAACTAACGATGCAGGCGCGGCGCTATCTGCGCACGCACTTCAGCAAAGTCGATCTTGGAATCACCGGAGCGAACTTCGTCGTCGCCGAAACGGGGCGCTTCATCACCGTCGAGAATGAGGGCAACGTTCGCTTATCCTCGAATGCTCCCAGAGTCCACGTGGCCATAACGGGCATCGAGAAGGTCATTGCTTCCGAAGCGCACGCCGCTGTGTTGCTCAAGATGCTCGCCAGCTCCTCGACCGGCCAGGATCTGACCGTGTACACGCAATTCATCGCGGGACCTCGGCGCGCGGAAGATCTCGACGGACCGGAAGAGGTTCATCTGATTCTGCTCGATAACGGCCGGACAAATCTTCTCGGGGGACAGTACCAGGATATGCTTCGCTGCATTCGATGTGGCGCATGTCTCAATGTCTGTCCAGTCTACAGAACGGTCACAGGACATGGGTACGGCAGCGTCTATCCTGGGCCGATGGGTGCGATCCTGTCGCCCCTACTTGGCGGCGAGAAAGGTCGTGCGCAATACTCCTACCTGCCAAAGGCAAGCAGCCTGTGCGGGGCATGCGAGGAGGTTTGCCCTGTCGGAATTCCGATTCCCAGAATGCTGCTGGCGTTGAGAGATGAGTTCTACGGTACCGATGTTCCCTCCCCCGGCGGAGCGCCTCCGTTTGGTCCGTGGGCTGCGCTCTCAAAACGCCCGCCTCTCTGGAAGGCGGCAATGGCCAGCGCCCGCACGTTCGGGTGGGGGCCCGCGAAGCTCGCCCACCTGACTGCCCTGAAGAACTGGCTTGGCGAGCGCGAACTTCCGGAGTGGCCGAAGAAGAGTTTCCGCCAGCTTTGGAAAGAGCGAAAAGGAGGAAGCCGATGA